A region of Kribbella sp. NBC_01245 DNA encodes the following proteins:
- a CDS encoding SDR family NAD(P)-dependent oxidoreductase: MTVPPGADIFRLDGAVAIVTGASGWLGTAMTAVLAEAGAHVVAIARDKTRLDAVVEPLRAAGHSLEALPCDISTPDWPAAVRRIAAERGRIDVLVNNAHVGRGGSLRLATADHYREALELGIIAASEGINAARDGFTASLAAGGRPSVINVSSMYGVVSPDPGLYDTEEGRNPPYYGVIKAGLLQLTRYAAAELGPQGIRVNALTPGPFPQHPDKMDPAFVDRLASRTVLKRIGTPDDIRAPLLFLASPHSAYVTGTNLIVDGGWTIT, translated from the coding sequence ATGACCGTACCGCCGGGCGCCGACATCTTCCGTTTGGATGGCGCCGTCGCGATCGTGACCGGTGCCTCCGGCTGGCTCGGTACGGCGATGACCGCCGTACTGGCCGAAGCCGGTGCCCACGTGGTCGCCATCGCCCGGGACAAGACCCGCCTGGATGCCGTGGTCGAGCCCTTGCGCGCGGCCGGGCATTCGCTCGAGGCCCTGCCGTGCGACATCAGTACGCCGGATTGGCCCGCCGCCGTACGACGTATCGCCGCCGAGCGCGGGCGTATCGACGTACTGGTGAACAACGCGCACGTCGGTCGCGGCGGATCGTTGCGCTTGGCAACGGCCGACCACTATCGCGAAGCGCTGGAGCTCGGCATCATCGCCGCCTCCGAAGGCATCAACGCCGCCCGCGACGGCTTCACCGCCAGCCTTGCCGCCGGCGGCAGGCCTTCGGTCATCAACGTCTCCTCGATGTACGGCGTGGTCTCCCCCGACCCGGGTCTGTACGACACCGAGGAAGGCCGGAATCCCCCGTACTACGGCGTGATCAAGGCCGGCCTGCTCCAGCTCACCCGGTACGCCGCAGCCGAACTGGGCCCGCAGGGTATCCGCGTCAACGCCCTCACGCCCGGCCCGTTCCCGCAGCACCCGGACAAGATGGACCCGGCCTTCGTCGACCGCCTCGCCTCGCGCACCGTGCTAAAGCGCATCGGCACCCCCGACGACATCCGCGCCCCCCTCCTCTTCCTGGCCAGCCCCCACTCCGCCTACGTCACCGGCACCAACCTCATCGTCGACGGCGGCTGGACCATCACCTAA